From a region of the Xyrauchen texanus isolate HMW12.3.18 chromosome 47, RBS_HiC_50CHRs, whole genome shotgun sequence genome:
- the LOC127639138 gene encoding caprin-2-like produces MAVEMDHGQGSPKSDSSRALPALQLTLNSSLTTYYGYEKFIEDGLICLKHKIRNIEKKKLKLEGYNERLKNGETLNQDQLEAVGKYEEVVHNLKFAQELQKTLGALTQDLLKAQRKAVCQEKLNRFEAERRRLSLMLQVQYVLHSLQREDVQRKFSNSRQHSHYLSTQDIENLLDLASLLGCKRDHRMSLDDQMEQAAIVYWELMEGKEKTVAGSTYKHMKDKLLRLVDCGFFDHISLPQNNNQEKTENQKSDPPSRSCSLSTPVKRSAKEVPSKEFLNRRYLPEIGVKGCSPDEKTAHHNWKDEFLAMKEREPPDSWEIEFSDPPVSPIQKPWKGVAGLIPKTQDPMKSHTTDPKEKRQGKSKGDHDSKSILVAVEVFSSPSLLPKDPVQRKQQLESLMDQISGSFSFMQESLLDEETSPSSIRSKKCRPYPGSSTPLAQRELTSPSDIPAQSQHSTPLHILLSGEGKDSLSNGDGSMNGSDLDLHHEDEPHKQGEGFTSPPLYRRGSSISLPLENLSSVQAEKQKLCIGLSTSVSEQTFTTPPSHRSISVENGFHNIHSVFNVASLPISESSVINSDESGFSESMHLSYTSAKTSFSTTSTQTPPEINLPVDDLQIEGQYQLEYPVSAGGHIFSAPQSRLGQTCYPRRTARGMTRAGRGLIHSHRSPGGHRGGYEAYRVNTCSPEWGFMSQTHTTHRDPGSALYMSRENGHRQNFKRGGVTATQRNSAGWSDSSQLSSPDREGVYPLCSGISDALSITQMEVPMTPQGAHTLMPIHVYPLTQLRVAFSAARTANFTPGTLDQPIAFDLMHTNHGEMFNTATGRFTCPAAGTYVFIYHILKLAISVPLYVNLMRNEEVMVSAYANDGAPDHEIASNHAILQLFQGDQVWLRLHRGAIYGSSWKYSTFSGFLLYQD; encoded by the exons ATGGCAGTGGAGATGGACCATGGGCAGGGCAGCCCTAAATCTGACTCTTCTCGAGCACTCCCCGCCCTCCAGCTCACCCTCAACTCCTCCTTGACCACCTACTACGGCTATGAGAAGTTTATTGAGGATGGCCTTATCTGCCTTAAGCACAAGATCCGCAACATTGAGAAAAAGAAG CTGAAACTGGAGGGATATAATGAGAGGCTGAAGAACGGTGAAACCCTAAATCAAGACCAACTG GAAGCTGTGGGGAAATACGAGGAGGTGGTCCACAATCTTAAATTTGCTCAAGAGCTGCAGAAAACCCTTGGTGCCCTCACACAAGAT TTGCTGAAGGCTCAGCGGAAAGCAGTTTGTCAAGAGAAGTTGAATAGGTTTGAGGCAGAGAGGAGACGTCTGAGCCTGATGCTTCAGGTCCAGTATGTCCTCCACAGTCTGCAGAGAGAGGATGTCCAGAGAAAATTTAGCAATTCGAGACAACATTCCCATTACCTGTCCACACAGGACATTGAGAACCTGCTTGATCTGGCTTCATTACTAGGATGCAAAAGAGACCATAGAATGAG TTTAGACGATCAGATGGAACAGGCTGCTATTGTTTACTGGGAGCTGATGGAAGGGAAAGAAAAGACTGTTGCTGGCTCGACAT ATAAGCACATGAAGGATAAGCTTCTTCGACTAGTAGACTGTGGCTTCTTTGATCACATATCACTTCCTCAAAATAATAACCAGGAGAAGACCGAAAACCAAAAGTCTGACCCTCCATCCAGGTCATGTAGCCTTTCCA CACCGGTGAAACGGAGCGCAAAAGAAGTGCCTTCAAAAGAg TTTCTTAACAGACGATACCTACctgaaattggtgtcaaggggtgTAGTCCGGATGAGAAAACGGCACATCACAACTGGAAGGATGAGTTTTTGGCAATGAAGGAAAGGGAGCCTCCGGACTCATGGGAAATTGAGTTTTCCGATCCTCCAGTGTCTCCCATACAGAAGCCGTGGAAAGGGGTGGCTGGATTGATTCCGAAGACTCAAGATCCCATGAAGAGCCACACAACAGACCCTAAAGAG AAACGACAGGGGAAGAGCAAGGGGGATCATGACTCCAAATCG ATTCTTGTGGCAGTGGAAGTGTTCAGCTCTCCATCTCTGTTACCTAAAGATCCAGTTCAGCGCAAACAGCAGCTGGAGTCCCTGATGGACCAGATCTCTGGCTCCTTCAGCTTCATGCAG GAGTCTCTTCTGGATGAGGAAACGTCCCCTAGTAGCATTCGATCAAAGAAATGCCGTCCGTATCCTGGGTCCTCTACTCCCCTTG CACAAAGGGAATTAACAAGTCCATCAGATATTCCTGCTCAGTCCCAACAT TCTACTCCCTTACACATCCTGCTCTCTGGTGAAGGGAAAGACAGTCTGTCAAATGGAGATGGTTCTATGAATGGCTCTGACCTTGATCTACACCATGAAGATGAACCACAT aagcaAGGTGAGGGCTTCACCTCTCCACCTTTGTACCGAAGGGGATCTTCAATCTCACTCCCTCTAGAAAACCTGAGCTCTGTACAG GCAGAAAAGCAAAAGTTATGCATTGGATTGTCAACCTCTGTGTCTGAGCAGACATTTACAACCCCACCCAGTCACCGATCCATCAGTGTAGAAAACGGCTTCCACAACATCCACTCT GTGTTTAATGTGGCCTCACTGCCCATCAGTGAGAGTTCAGTGATTAATTCCGATGAGAGTGGGTTCTCTGAGTCCATGCATCTCAGTTACACTTCAGCCAAAACCAGTTTCTCCACCACCAGCACCCAGACACCACCTGAAATCAACCTGCCTGTAGATGACCTACAGATTG AGGGCCAATACCAGCTGGAGTATCCTGTCAGTGCAGGTGGTCACATATTCTCTGCGCCACAGTCTCGTCTGGGTCAGACCTGCTACCCCCGCAGGACAGCGAGAGGTATGACTCGTGCAGGCAGGGGTTTGATTCACTCACACAGATCACCTGGTGGCCACAGAG GTGGTTACGAGGCCTACAGAGTGAATACGTGCTCTCCAGAATGGGGCTTCATGTCCCAGACCCATACGACTCACCGAGACCCTGGATCTGCTCTTTACATGTCCAGA GAAAATGGGCATCGGCAGAACTTCAAACGAGGTGGAGTCACAGCAACACAAAGGAACAGtg CCGGTTGGAGTGACTCCTCACAATTAAGCAGCCCGGACAGGGAGGGTGTGTATCCACTCTGCTCTGGAATCAGTGATGCACTCTCCATCACGCAAATGGAAGTCCCCATGACCCCCCAGGGAGCACACACTCTGATGCCCATTCACGTGTACCCACTCACCCAGCTCCGCGTGGCCTTCTCCGCTGCCCGCACTGCCAATTTCACCCCTGGCACTCTGGATCAGCCAATCGCCTTCGACCTAATGCACACAAACCACGGTGAAATGTTCAACACAGCCACCGGCCGTTTCACCTGCCCTGCTGCGGGCACGTATGTCTTCATTTATCACATCCTAAAGCTGGCAATCAGTGTGCCTCTCTACGTCAACCTCATGCGCAATGAAGAGGTGATGGTGTCTGCGTACGCCAATGATGGAGCTCCAGACCACGAGATCGCCAGTAACCATGCAATACTCCAGTTGTTCCAGGGAGACCAGGTGTGGCTGCGGCTACATCGTGGTGCCATCTATGGCAGCAGCTGGAAATACAGCACCTTCTCTGGTTTCCTTCTGTACCAGGACTGA